Proteins encoded in a region of the Kryptolebias marmoratus isolate JLee-2015 linkage group LG14, ASM164957v2, whole genome shotgun sequence genome:
- the sptan1 gene encoding spectrin alpha chain, non-erythrocytic 1 isoform X2, with translation MDIVGVKVLETAEDIQERRQQVLDRYRRFKELSVVRRQKLEDSYRFQFFRRDADELEKWIQEKLQIASDENYKDPSNLQGKLQKHQAFEAEVQANSGAIIKLDKTGNLMITEGHFASETIRTRLEELHRLWDLLLQKTKEKGMRLLQAQKLVQYLRECEDALDWISDKEAIVTSEEVGQDLEHVELLQKKFEEFQTDLAAHEERVNEVNQLAAKLIQEEHPEVELIVRKQEEVNAAWQRLKGLSQQRQAKLFGSAEVQRFNRDVDETISWIKEKEQLMASDDFGRDLASVQALLRKHGGLERDLDALKDKVNTLGGDAERLQETHPPNASQIHLKKDELVTNWEQIQTLAAERHARLNDSYQLQRFTADFRDLTSWVTEMKALINADELANDVAGAEALLDRHQEHKGEIDAHEDSFRSTDEAGQALLNTGHYASEEVKEKLGILTQEKESLLELWEVRRQQYEQCMDLQLFYRDTEQVDNWMSKQEAFLLNEDLGDSLDSVEALVKKHEDFEKSLSAQEEKITALDEFATKLIQNNHYAKEDVATRRDALLSRRNALHERAQARRAALDDSFLLQQFFRDSDELKSWINEKMKTATDESYKDPSNLQGKVQKHQAFEAELTANQSRIDSLQKSGQELLDRKHYASTEVSARMEEVSSQWKKLQEATELKGIKLREANQQQQFNRNVEDIELWLYEVEGHLASDDFGKDLTSVQNLQKKHALLEADVAAHQDRIDGISIQARQFQEAGHFDADNIKKKQEALVVRYEALREPMAARKQKLSDSLRLQQLFRDVEDEETWIREKEPIASSTNRGKDLIGVQNLLKKHQALQAEITGHEPRIKMVTQKGDTMVEEGHFAGEEVKAKLAELHGRWDTLKSKASQRRQDLEDSLQAQQYFADANEAESWMREKEPIVGSPDYGKDEDSAEALLKKHEALMSDLSAYGSSIQALKEQAQSCRQQVAPTDDETGKELVLALYDYQEKSPREVTMKKGDILTLLNSTNKDWWKVEVNDRQGFVPAAYVKKLDPTQSSSRENLLDEHGSIAARQEQIENQLVTKEACSVSVRMKQVEELYGTLLELGEKRKNMLEKSCKKFMLFREANELQQWIHEKEGALTNEEVGSDLEQVEVLQKKFDDFQKDLKANESRLRDINKVASELESEGLMAEEAPMVQAQQQELLASAAGKDEPDSKTASPWKTVRLGVQTTANFNSIKELNNRWRSLQQLAEDRSNMLGSAHEVQRFHRDADETKEWIEEKNQALNTDNYGHDLASVQALQRKHEGFERDLAALGDKVKSLGETAERLIQSHPEAVDDIQEKCTELNTAWSSLVGRADQRKEKLGNSHDLQRFLSDFRDLMSWINGIRGLVSSEELAKDVTGAEALLERHQEHRTEIDARAGTFQQFEHFGQQLLARGHYASPEIQQKLAALDRERADLENAWVQRRMMLDQCLELQLFNRDCEQAENWMAAREAFLASDDKGDSLDSVEALIKKHEDFDKAINVQEEKIAALQSFADQLIGADHYAKPEISNRRNEVLDRWRRLKAQMIEKRSKLGESQTLQQFSRDVDEIEAWISEKLQTATDESYKDPTNIQLSKLLSKHQKHQAFEAELHANADRIRGVIDTGNSLIQRGACAGSEDAVKARLSALDEQWQFLVNKSAEKSQKLKEANKQQNFNTGIKDFDFWLSEVEALLASEDYGKDLASVNNLLKKHQLLEADISAHEDRLKDLNGQADSLMASNAFDTSQVKDKRDAVNGRFAKIKSMAAGRRAKLNESHRLHQFFRDLDDEESWIKEKKLLVGSEDYGRDLTGVQNLRKKHKRLEAELGAHEPAIQSVLDTGKKLSDDNTIGQEEIQQRLAQFVEHWKELKDLSGARGRRLEESLEYQQFVANVEEEEAWINEKLNLVGSEDYGDTLAAVQGLLKKHEAFETDFTVHRDRVNDVCVNGEELIKKVLSPNPNTPRERSGSSPLMMTFLCWNQNNHHVDNISAKMAALRGKVSELERAAAQRKAKLDENSAFLQFNWKADVVESWIGEKENSLKTDDYGRDLSSVQTLLTKQETFDAGLQAFQQEGITNITALKDQLLAAKHVQSKAIEARHAALIKRWNQLLSNSAARKKKLLEAQEHFRKVEDLFLTFAKKASAFNSWFENAEEDLTDPVRCNSLEEIRALREAHEAFRSSLSSAQTDFNQLAELDQQIKSYQVVSNPYTWFTMEALEETWRNLQKIIKERELELQKEQRRQEENDKLRQEFAQHANAFHQWLQETRTYLLDGSCMVEESGTLESQLEATKRKHQEIRAMRSQLKKIEDLGAAMEEALILDNKYTEHSTVGLAQQWDQLDQLGMRMQHNLEQQIQARNTTGVTEEALKEFSMMFKHFDKEKSGRLNHQEFKSCLRSLGYDLPMVEEGEPDPEFEAILDTVDPNRDGNVSLQEYMAFMISRETENVKSSEEIESAFRALSTENKPYVTKEELYQNLTKEQADYCLSHMKPYLDSKGREVPSAFDFVEFTRSLFVN, from the exons ATGGACATCGTAGGAGTCAAAGTGCTGGAGACAGCCGAAGACATCCAGGAACGCCGGCAGCAGGTTCTAGACCGCTACCGGCGTTTCAAGGAGCTGTCGGTTGTTCGCCGGCAGAAGCTGGAGGACTCGTACCGCTTCCAGTTCTTCCGCCGAGACGCTGATGAGTTGGAGAAGTGGATCCAGGAGAAACTGCAGATCGCCTCTGATGAGAACTACAAGGACCCGTCCAACCTGCAG GGTAAACTGCAGAAACATCAGGCCTTCGAAGCTGAAGTTCAGGCCAACTCTGGAGCCATCATCAAACTGGACAAGACTGGAAACCTGATGATCACCGAGGGACACTTCGCCTCCGAGACCATCCGG ACCCGTCTGGAGGAGCTGCACCGTCTGTGGGACCTCCTGCTGCAGAAGACCAAGGAGAAGGGGATGCGTCTGCTGCAGGCCCAGAAACTGGTCCAGTACCTGCGGGAGTGTGAAGATGCCCTGGACTGGATCAGCGACAAG GAGGCCATCGTCACCTCTGAGGAGGTGGGTCAGGACCTGGAGCACGTGGAGCTCCTGCAGAAGAAGTTCGAGGAGTTTCAGACGGATCTGGCGGCCCACGAGGAGCGCGTGAACGAGGTGAACCAGCTGGCGGCCAAGCTGATCCAGGAGGAGCACCCCGAGGTGGAGCTGATCGTCCGTAAGCAGGAGGAGGTGAACGCAGCCTGGCAGCGCCTGAAGGGTCTGTCCCAGCAGAGACAGGCCAAGCTCTTCggttctgctgaggttcagCGCTTCAACAG GGACGTTGATGAGACCATCAGCTGGATCAAGGAGAAGGAGCAGCTGATGGCCTCTGATGACTTCGGCAGAGACCTGGCCAGCGTTCAGGCTCTGCTGAGGAAACATGGAGGTCTGGAGAGAGACCTGGATGCTCTGAAGGACAAG GTGAACACTCTGGGAGGAGACGCAGAGCGCCTCCAGGAGACCCATCCCCCGAACGCTTCCCAGATCCACCTGAAGAAGGACGAGCTGGTCACCAACTGGGAGCAGATCCAAACCCTGGCTGCTGAACGCCACGCTCGCCTCAACGACTCCTACCA GCTGCAGCGTTTCACCGCAGACTTCAGGGACCTGACCAGCTGGGTGACGGAGATGAAGGCTCTGATCAACGCTGACGAACTGGCCAATGACGTGGCAGGAGCTGAGGCCCTGCTGGACCGCCACCAGGAGCACAAG GGGGAAATCGATGCTCATGAGGACAGTTTCAGATCCACGGATGAAGCTGGTCAGGCTCTGCTGAATACAGGACATTACGCCTCCGAGGAGGTCAAAGAAAAG CTCGGTATCCTGACTCAGGAGAAGGAGTCTCTGTTGGAGCTGTGGGAGGTTCGCCGGCAGCAGTACGAGCAGTGCATGGACCTGCAGCTCTTCTACAGAGACACGGAGCAGGTGGACAACTGGATGAGCAAACAGGAG GCGTTCCTGCTGAATGAAGACCTCGGGGACTCTCTGGACAGCGTGGAGGCGCTGGTGAAAAAACACGAGGACTTTGAGAAGTCCCTGAGCGCCCAGGAGGAGAAGATCACT GCTCTGGATGAATTTGCCACCAAGCTGATCCAGAACAACCACTACGCTAAAGAGGACGTGGCGACACGCAGAGATGCA CTTCTGAGCCGCAGGAACGCCCTGCATGAGCGAGCTCAGGCCCGCCGGGCCGCTCTGGACGACTCCTTCCTCCTGCAGCAGTTCTTCAGGGACTCTGACGAGCTGAAGAGCTGGATCAACGAGAAGATGAAGACCGCCACCGACGAGTCCTACAAG GACCCCTCCAACCTGCAGGGGAAGGTGCAGAAACACCAGGCCTTCGAGGCCGAGCTGACGGCCAATCAGAGCCGCATCGATTCTCTGCAGAAGTCGGGTCAGGAGCTGCTGGACAGGAAGCACTACGCGTCCACCGAGGTGTCGGCTCGCATGGAGGAGGTCAGCTCGCAGTGGAAGAAGCTGCAGGAGGCCACCGAGCTGAAGG GCATCAAGCTGCGCGAGgccaaccagcagcagcagttcaaCAGGAACGTGGAGGACATCGAGCTCTGGCTCTACGAGGTGGAGGGACACCTGGCGTCAGACGACTTCGGGAAAGACCTGACGAGCGTCCAGAACCTGCAGAAGAAGCACGCTCTGCTGGAGGCCGACGTGGCTGCTCACCAG GATCGGATCGACGGGATCTCGATCCAGGCCCGGCAGTTCCAGGAGGCCGGGCACTTTGATGCCGACAACATCAAGAAGAAGCAGGAAGCTCTGGTGGTCCGTTACGAAGCTCTGCGTGAGCCCATGGCCGCCCGCAAACAGAAACTGTCCGACTCGCTGCGACTGCAGCAGCTGTTCAGAGACGTGGAGGACGAGGAGACCTGGATCCGTGAGAAGGAACCCATCGCTTCTTCTACCAACAGAG GTAAAGACCTGATTGGTGTCCAGAACCTCCTGAAGAAGCACCAGGCGCTGCAAGCCGAGATCACGGGTCATGAACCTCGAATCAAGATGGTCACCCAGAAAGGAGACACCATGGTGGAGGAAG GGCACTTTGCAGGCGAGGAGGTGAAGGCCAAGCTGGCTGAACTTCACGGCCGCTGGGACACCCTGAAGTCCAAGGCGTCTCAGAGGAGACAGGACCTGGAGGACTCTCTGCAGGCCCAGCAGTACTTCGCTGACGCCAACGAGGCCGAGTCCTGGATGAGGGAGAAGGAGCCCATTGTCGGGAGTCCGGACTACGGCAAAGACGAGGACTCAGCTGAG GCTCTGCTGAAGAAGCACGAGGCCCTGATGTCGGACCTGTCTGCTTACGGCAGCAGCATCCAGGCCCTGAAGGAGCAGGCGCAGTCCTGCAGG CAACAAGTGGCTCCCACCGACGACGAGACCGGCAAGGAGCTGGTTCTGGCTCTGTACGACTACCAGGAGAAGAGCCCGCGAGAAGTGACCATGAAGAAGGGCGACATCCTCACCCTCCTCAACAGCACCAACAAG GACTGGTGGAAGGTGGAGGTGAACGACCGTCAGGGCTTCGTTCCTGCTGCCTACGTGAAGAAGTTGGACCCGACCCAGTCGTCCTCCAGGGAGAACCTTCTGGACGAACACGGCAGCATCGCAGCTCGTCAGGAACAGATCGAGAACca GCTGGTCACCAAGGAGGCCTGCAGCGTCTCTGTACGCATGAAGCAGGTGGAAGAGCT GTACGGCACGCTGCTGGAGCTGGGGGAGAAGCGTAAAAACATGCTGGAGAAGAGCTGCAAGAAGTTCATGTTGTTCCGCGAAGCCAACGAGCTGCAGCAGTGGATCCACGAGAAGGAGGGCGCCCTGACCAACGAGGAGGTGGGCTCCGACCTCGAGCAGGTCGAGGTTCTGCAGAAGAAGTTTGACGACTTCCAGAAG GACCTGAAGGCGAACGAGTCCCGGCTGAGAGACATCAACAAGGTGGCGTCAGAGCTGGAGTCTGAGGGTCTGATGGCTGAAGAAGCTCCGATGGTTCAGGCTCAG CAACAAGAGCTGCTGGCTTCTGCTGCCGGGAAG GATGAACCCGACTCCAAGACGGCGTCTCCGTGGAAG aCTGTTCGTTTGGGTGTCCAAACAACGGCTAACTTTAATTCCATCAAG GAGCTGAATAATCGCTGGCGCTcgctgcagcagctggctgaggACCGGAGCAACATGCTGGGCAGCGCCCACGAGGTGCAGCGCTTCCACAG AGACGCTGATGAAACCAAAGAGTGGATCGAGGAGAAGAACCAGGCCCTCAACACAGACAACTACGGCCACGACCTGGCCAGCGTTCAGGCTCTGCAGCGGAAACACGAAGGCTTCGAGCGCGACCTGGCAGCTCTGGGCGATAAG GTGAAATCTCTGGGGGAGACGGCCGAGCGGCTGATCCAGTCCCACCCCGAGGCCGTGGACGACATCCAGGAGAAATGCACGGAGCTGAACACAGCCTGGAGCAGCCTGGTGGGGCGGGCCGACCAACGCAAGGAGAAGCTGGGAAACTCCCATGACCTGCAGCGCTTCCTGTCCGACTTCAG AGACCTGATGTCCTGGATCAATGGGATCCGGGGCCTGGTGTCCTCAGAGGAGCTGGCCAAGGACGTGACGGGAGCCGAAGCTCTGCTGGAGCGCCACCAG GAGCACCGCACCGAGATCGACGCTCGCGCCGGGACCTTCCAGCAGTTCGAGCACTTCGGCCAGCAGCTGCTGGCTCGAGGGCACTACGCCAGCCCCGAGATCCAGCAGAAGCTGGCGGCTCTGGACCGCGAGCGCGCCGACCTGGAGAACGCCTGGGTGCAGCGCCGCATGATGCTGGACCAGTGCCTGGAGCTGCAG ctcttTAACAGGGACTGTGAGCAGGCGGAGAACTGGATGGCGGCTCGGGAGGCGTTCCTCGCCAGCGATGATAAAGGCGACTCTCTGGACAGCGTGGAGGCGCTCATCAAGAAACACGAGGACTTCGACAAGGCCATCAACGTTCAG gaggagaagatCGCGGCTCTGCAGTCGTTTGCTGACCAGCTGATCGGAGCCGATCATTACGCCAAACCTGAGATCTCCAACCGCCGCAACGAGGTCCTGGACAG GTGGCGCCGGCTGAAGGCCCAGATGATTGAGAAGCGCTCGAAGCTGGGAGAGTCTCAGACCCTGCAGCAGTTCAGCCGGGACGTGGACGAGATCGAGGCCTGGATCAGCGAGAAACTCCAGACCGCCACCGACGAGTCCTACAAGGATCCCACCAACATCCAG CTGTCCAAGCTGCTG AGcaaacatcagaaacatcagGCGTTTGAGGCCGAGCTGCACGCCAACGCCGACAGGATCCGAGGCGTCATCGACACCGGGAACTCCCTGATCCAGAGAGGAGCGTGCGCCGGCAGCGAGGACGCCGTCAAG GCCCGGCTCAGCGCTCTGGATGAGCAGTGGCAGTTCCTCGTCAACAAATCAGCAGAGAAGAGTCAGAAACTGAAAGAAGCCAACAAGCAGCAGAACTTCAACACCGGCATTAAGGACTTTGACTTCTGGCTGTCTGAG GTGGAGGCCCTCCTGGCCTCCGAGGATTATGGGAAAGATCTGGCGTCGGTCAACAACCTGCTGAAGAAGCATCAGCTGCTGGAGGCGGATATTTCTGCTCATGAG GACCGTCTGAAGGACCTGAATGgtcaggccgacagcctgatgGCGAGCAACGCCTTCGACACGTCGCAGGTGAAGGACAAACGAGACGCCGTCAACGGGCGCTTCGCCAAGATCAAGAGCATGGCGGCGGGGAGGCGGGCCAAGCTGAACGAGTCGCACCGCCTCCATCAGTTCTTCAGGGACCTGGACGACGAGGAGTCCTGGATCAA AGAGAAGAAGTTACTGGTCGGGTCCGAGGATTACGGACGGGATTTGACGGGAGTGCAGAACCTGAGGAAGAAGCATAAGAGGCTGGAAGCTGAACTGGGAGCTCACGAGCCGGCCATCCAG TCGGTTCTGGACACGGGGAAGAAGCTGTCTGATGACAACACCATCGGGCAGGAGGAGATCCAGCAGAGGCTGGCCCAGTTCGTGGAGCACTGGAAGGAACTGAAGGACTTATCTGGAGCGAG GGGGAGGAGGCTGGAGGAGTCGCTGGAGTACCAGCAGTTTGTGGCGAACGtggaggaagaagaagcctgGATTAATGAGAAGTTGAACCTGGTTGGGAGCGAGGACTATGGAGACACGCTGGCTGCCGTGCAG GGTCTGCTGAAAAAACACGAGGCGTTTGAGACGGACTTCACCGTCCATCGAGACCGAGTCAACGACGTCTGTGTGAACGGAGAGGAGCTCATCAAGAAGGTACTGAGCCCGAACCCGAACACTCCAAGGGAACGAAGCGGTTCTTCTCCTCTGATGATGACTTTTCTCTGTTGGAACCAGAACAACCACCACGTGGACAACATCAGCGCCAAGATGGCGGCTCTGAGAGGAAAGGTGTCGGAGCTGGAGCGGGCGGCGGCGCAGAGGAAGGCCAAGCTGGACGAAAACTCTGCTTTCCTGCAGTTCAACTGGAAGGCCGACGTCGTGGAGTCCTGGATCg GGGAGAAGGAGAACAGCCTGAAGACCGACGACTACGGCAGAGATCTGTCCTCGGTCCAGACTCTGCTCACCAAGCAG GAGACCTTCGATGCGGGTCTTCAGGCCTTCCAGCAGGAAGGAATCACCAACATCACGGCTCTGAAGGACCAGCTGCTCGCTGCCAAACACGTGCAGTCCAAGGCCATCGAGGCGCGTCACGCCGCTCTGATCAAACGCTGGAACCAGCTGCTGTCCAACTCTGCCGCTCGCAAGAAGAAGCTGCTGGAAGCTCAGGAGCACTTCAGGAAG GTCGAGGACTTGTTCCTGACCTTCGCGAAGAAAGCCTCGGCGTTCAACAGCTGGTTTGAGAACGCGGAGGAGGACCTGACAGACCCGGTGAGGTGCAACTCTCTGGAGGAGATCCGGGCCCTGCGAGAAGCCCACGAGGCGTTCCGCTCCTCGCTGAGTTCTGCGCAGACCGACTTCAACCAGCTGGCTGAGCTGGACCAGCAGATCAAGAGCTACCAGGTGGTGTCCAACCCCTACACCTGGTTCACCATGGAGGCCCTGGAGGAGACGTGGAGGAACCTGCAGAAGATCATCAAG gagcgggagctggagctgcagaaggagcagaggaggcaggaggagaacGACAAGCTCCGCCAGGAGTTCGCTCAGCACGCCAACGCCTTCCACCAGTGGCTGCAGGAGACCAG GACGTATCTTCTGGACGG GTCCTGCATGGTCGAAGAGTCCGGGACTCTGGAGTCGCAGCTGGAGGCCACAAAG cGTAAGCACCAGGAGATCCGGGCCATGCGCAGCCAGCTGAAGAAGATCGAGGACCTGGGAGCAGCCATGGAGGAGGCGCTGATCCTGGACAACAAGTACACGGAGCACAGCACCGTGGGTCTGGCCCAGCAGTGGGACCAGCTGGACCAGCTGGGGATGAGGATGCAGCACAACCTGGAGCAGCAGATCCAGGCCCG aaACACGACCGGAGTCACAGAGGAGGCGCTGAAGGAGTTCAGCATGATGTTCAA GCACTTCGACAAGGAGAAGTCGGGTCGTCTGAACCACCAGGAGTTCAAGTCCTGCCTGCGGTCTCTGGGCTACGACCTGCCCATGGTGGAGGAGGGGGAACCGGACCCGGAGTTCGAGGCCATCCTGGACACGGTGGATCCCAACAG GGATGGGAACGTGTCGCTGCAGGAGTACATGGCCTTCATGATCAGCCGGGAGACGGAGAACGTGAAGTCCAGCGAGGAGATCGAGAGCGCCTTCCGGGCCCTGAGCACCGAGAACAAACCCTACGTCACGAAGGAGGAGCTGTACCAG AACCTGACCAAGGAGCAGGCGGACTACTGCCTGTCCCACATGAAGCCGTACCTGGACAGTAAGGGCCGCGAGGTTCCGTCGGCCTTCGACTTCGTGGAGTTCACCCGCTCGCTGTTCGTCAACTGA